Proteins from a genomic interval of Eriocheir sinensis breed Jianghai 21 chromosome 20, ASM2467909v1, whole genome shotgun sequence:
- the LOC127001364 gene encoding PRA1 family protein 3-like isoform X1, translating to MAEAEGVSVSPLRSLDDFLMESARFQVPNLKDPEKWANRVLQNLLYYQTNYFLTCLAIFAVVGVIHPTKMFCGMTAVGLAFGLFYYLTNNKMPAAQFKKNHPVLSLLGVVLAAYFMVYLLGSVLVFLMGILLPITVIFLHASMRLRNLKNKLMNKVEYLGMKRTPMGVILEALGLEQDFFMSKVNIDSGSAKLLEDFMSKVPSHLK from the exons ATGGCCGAGGCAGAAGGAGTGTCCGTGTCCCCGCTGCGGAGCCTCGACGATTTCCTCATGGAGTCCGCGAGGTTCCAAGTGCCCAACCTGAAGGACCCCGAGAAGTGGGCCAACCGCGTGCTGCAGAACCTCCTCTACTACCAGACCAACTACTTCCTCACCTGCCTCGCCATCTTCGCCGTGGTGGG TGTGATCCACCCCACCAAGATGTTCTGTGGCATGACGGCGGTGGGCCTTGCGTTCGGTCTCTTCTACTACCTCACCAACAATAAGATGCCAGCCGCCCAGTTCAAGAAGAACCACCCGGTGCTGTCGCTGCTGGGCGTGGTGCTGGCGGCCTACTTCATGGTGTACCTGCTGGGCTCGGTGCTGGTATTCCTCATGGGTATTCTGCTGCCCATTACTG TGATCTTCCTGCACGCATCCATGAGGCTCCGTAACCTCAAGAACAAGCTGATGAACAAAGTGGAGTACCTGGGGATGAAGAGGACTCccatgggtgtgattctggaagcGCTGGGCCTGGAGCAAGACTTCTTCAT GTCCAAGGTGAACATTGACAGTGGGAGCGCCAAGTTGCTGGAGGACTTCATGAGCAAAGTACCGTCTCATTTGAAGTAG
- the LOC127001362 gene encoding uncharacterized protein LOC127001362, translating to MPKKPRSIRGRQNYLSGLQKKLAWKEAPRIEEEPQPTTSSQVAHTSTSQPLSLPEEGVIDLPDAEEYGKEVRSKVEERKRLLASVTASDVSAAKHESNKDSSTNIVISVSRLKDLFLEESMWCENCSTTSHNIKVKPRGADVDVSVVCESCGAVLYCDPAAKIGKYHENAVSLVYNSITSGGMYTWYRNIAVALKTKPLHEKAYYEIRDFLGEKIVAYWKNTAETIRMAVLKKYEELGIFPDKNGILNIQVSYGTWVTNGHSSHIGVGFVVEIYTGYVLDVEVMSNYCVQCARLLTKKRRKEINNKKYREAQGKHKPNCARNFDGRSGSMEKEAAKKMWARSEGLNKMRYEVFVGDGSAKTFSALQEMNSNTGPYNIPIIKEKCVDHVGRRLGTRLRKHKLTDHEIEKLTEYYTDAIRGNEGKTVSSVQKDILASYLHCSSTDEHPSHSCCPTGEDSWCFFNKAKAKGEPPMPHKDMEVYLQVDQKARKEIMNIYLDLSKDDLLQKCLKGKTQNINEALHSKVQNHLHKKKFYGLKSCKISAILTILEHNLGYVASSLDNILGKDLSSPGMESHLERKEKRRMAHSAPTRKASPTKKRKVSDARY from the coding sequence ATGCCGAAGAAACCAAGAAGCATACGAGGGAGGCAGAATTACCTGAGTGGCCTGCAGAAGAAGCTAGCATGGAAGGAAGCCCCAAGAATTGAAGAGGAGCCCCAGCCTACCACATCCTCTCAAGTGGCACACACCAGCACATCTCAGCCACTTTCCCTGCCCGAAGAAGGTGTGATAGATTTACCTGATGCAGAGGAGTATGGAAAAGAGGTGAGAtccaaggtggaggaaagaaagcggCTCCTTGCATCAGTAACAGCCAGTGACGTGTCTGCTGCCAAGCATGAGAGCAATAAAGACTCAAGCACTAACATTGTCATCAGTGTGAGTAGATTGAAAGATCTGTTTCTAGAAGAATCTATGTGGTGTGAGAACTGCAGTACAACTTCTCATAATATTAAGGTGAAGCCCAGAGGAGCAGATGTGGATGTGAGTGTAGTGTGTGAGTCCTGTGGGGCTGTGCTGTACTGTGATCCAGCAGCTAAGATTGGCAAGTATCATGAAAATGCCGTGTCCCTGGTGTACAACAGCATAACATCAGGAGGAATGTACACCTGGTACCGTAATATTGCAGTGGCACTCAAAACAAAGCCACTGCATGAGAAGGCCTACTATGAAATCAGAGACTTTCTGGGAGAGAAAATTGTAGCTTATTGGAAAAACACAGCAGAAACTATTAGGATGgctgtattaaaaaaatatgaagaacttGGAATTTTCCCAGATAAAAATGGCATCCTAAATATTCAGGTTAGCTATGGAACCTGGGTGACAAATGGACATTCAAGCCACATTGGTGTGGGGTTTGTGGTAGAGATTTATACAGGCTATGTGCTTGATGTAGAGGTCATGTCAAATTACTGTGTGCAGTGTGCAAGACTcctgacaaagaaaagaagaaaagaaattaataataaaaagtatCGGGAGGCTCAAGGAAAACACAAACCTAACTGTGCCCGCAATTTTGATGGCCGCTCTGGCAGCATGGAAAAAGAAGCTGCAAAAAAGATGTGGGCACGGTCAGAAGGTCTAAACAAAATGAGGTACGAAGTCTTTGTAGGTGACGGGAGTGCCAAGACCTTCTCCGCCCTGCAGGAAATGAACAGTAACACCGGGCCATATAACATTCcaattataaaagaaaaatgtgTAGATCATGTGGGAAGAAGACTCGGCACAAGGCTAAGAAAACATAAATTGACAGATCATGAAATTGAAAAACTTACTGAATATTATACAGATGCCATCAGAGGAAACGAAGGTAAAACTGTGTCCAGCGTGCAGAAAGACATCCTTGCCTCCTATCTACACTGCTCCAGCACTGATGAACATCCATCTCACAGCTGCTGCCCCACAGGAGAAGATTCATGGTGCTTCTTCAACAAGGCAAAAGCAAAAGGAGAACCACCCATGCCTCACAAGGATATGGAAGTATACCTTCAAGTAGACcaaaaggcaagaaaagaaatCATGAACATTTATCTTGACCTTTCAAAAGATGACTTGCTTCAAAAATGTCTGAAAGGCAAGACACAAAACATCAATGAAGCACTCCATTCCAAAGTTCAGAATCacttacacaaaaaaaaattctacGGCCTCAAATCATGCAAGATAAGTGCAATTCTCACCATCTTGGAGCATAACCTTGGATATGTTGCCTCATCACTGGACAACATCTTAGGCAAGGACCTGAGCTCACCAGGGATGGAGTCAcatttagaaagaaaagagaaaagaagaatggccCACAGCGCACCCACCCGCAAGGCCTCAcctacaaagaaaagaaaggtttcTGATGCTcgctattaa
- the LOC127001364 gene encoding PRA1 family protein 3-like isoform X2, with translation MAEAEGVSVSPLRSLDDFLMESARFQVPNLKDPEKWANRVLQNLLYYQTNYFLTCLAIFAVVGVIHPTKMFCGMTAVGLAFGLFYYLTNNKMPAAQFKKNHPVLSLLGVVLAAYFMVYLLGSVLVFLMGILLPITVIFLHASMRLRNLKNKLMNKVEYLGMKRTPMGVILEALGLEQDFFM, from the exons ATGGCCGAGGCAGAAGGAGTGTCCGTGTCCCCGCTGCGGAGCCTCGACGATTTCCTCATGGAGTCCGCGAGGTTCCAAGTGCCCAACCTGAAGGACCCCGAGAAGTGGGCCAACCGCGTGCTGCAGAACCTCCTCTACTACCAGACCAACTACTTCCTCACCTGCCTCGCCATCTTCGCCGTGGTGGG TGTGATCCACCCCACCAAGATGTTCTGTGGCATGACGGCGGTGGGCCTTGCGTTCGGTCTCTTCTACTACCTCACCAACAATAAGATGCCAGCCGCCCAGTTCAAGAAGAACCACCCGGTGCTGTCGCTGCTGGGCGTGGTGCTGGCGGCCTACTTCATGGTGTACCTGCTGGGCTCGGTGCTGGTATTCCTCATGGGTATTCTGCTGCCCATTACTG TGATCTTCCTGCACGCATCCATGAGGCTCCGTAACCTCAAGAACAAGCTGATGAACAAAGTGGAGTACCTGGGGATGAAGAGGACTCccatgggtgtgattctggaagcGCTGGGCCTGGAGCAAGACTTCTTCATGTAg
- the LOC127001084 gene encoding uncharacterized protein LOC127001084 has product MSKVPPTQLKGANAYTCVDHRCALDIAYNSWFKWERRRRSSWLKVGGQVKLASDKEFCEMYSADVVDLEYINLTKVVEVWVYIYMDDGLKGIAETTTITTLYTAMCTIKSSILLLLTSPSMVKKPCPTRAEVTRVGNAAMDGPVGEAVAEWIARWRHIWDNSEDG; this is encoded by the exons atgTCTAAGGTTCCGCCCACGCAGCTGAAGGGTGCCAATGCCTACACATGCGTCGACCACAGGTGTGCGCTGGACATTGCCTACAATTCATGGTTCAAATG GGAGCGTCGGCGGAGATCGAGCTGGCTGAAGGTTGGCGGCCAGGTCAAGCTCGCCTCGGACAAGGAGTTCTGTGAGATGTACTCGGCCGATGTTGTTGACCTCGAATACATCAATCTTACTAAGGTGGTAGAGGTGTGGGTCTACATCTACATGGACGACGGACTCAAGGGGATCGCtgaaactactactattactactctttATACTGCTATGTGTACTATTAAATCCTCTATACTGCTTCT gttGACGAGCCCGTCCATGGTGAAGAAGCCTTGTCCTACCCGCGCCGAGGTGACCCGTGTGGGCAACGCTGCCATGGACGGACcagtgggggaggcggtggctgagtggatagcacgATGGCGCCACATTTGGGAcaac AGTGAAGATGGATGA